A region from the Vicia villosa cultivar HV-30 ecotype Madison, WI linkage group LG3, Vvil1.0, whole genome shotgun sequence genome encodes:
- the LOC131658629 gene encoding uncharacterized protein LOC131658629, which yields MARMHFPVVWVNWIHEYVSTAMTSILVNESPTDEFRLERGLRLGDPLLQFLFVLVVEGLDVFMKSLVQQGLYFECKVGNGEGEPFTHLQFPYDTLLMGSKSWSNVRSLKAVWLLFESIPGLKVNFHKRMLVGVNISNS from the coding sequence ATGGCTAGAATGCATTTCCCTGTAGTGTGGGTGAATTGGATCCATGAATATGTCTCGACAGCTATGACATCTATTTTAGTTAATGAAAGCCCAACTGATGAGTTTAGGTTGGAGAGAGGTTTACGATTAGGTGACCCTTTATTACAATTTCTTTTTGTGCTTGTGGTCGAAGGTTTAGATGTTTTTATGAAATCTTTGGTTCAACAAGGGTTGTATTTTGAGTGTAAAGTGGGAAATGGTGAAGGAGAACCTTTTACGCATCTTCAATTTCCATATGACACTCTTTTGATGGGGTCTAAGAGTTGGTCAAATGTTAGATCTCTAAAAGCGGTTTGGTTGTTGTTTGAATCCATTCCGGGGTTAAAAGTGAACTTTCATAAGAGAATGTTGGTGGGAGTGAATATTTCTAATTCTTGA